One stretch of Ipomoea triloba cultivar NCNSP0323 chromosome 8, ASM357664v1 DNA includes these proteins:
- the LOC116027999 gene encoding U-box domain-containing protein 30-like has product MPMYQPGRGGRGEFEVGGGGQVLDLETAVKDGILGGGGVGVLAKTVDKKPSLRTMIEELDAIEVPAVFICPISLDPMQDPVTLCTGQTYERSNILKWFSLGHFTCPTTMQELWDDSITPNSTLHQLIYTWFSQKYLAMKKRSEDVQGRVLEILESLKKVKGQARVQALKELRLVVSAHDSAKKTVMSNGGVALISSLLGAFTSHAVASEAIGILVCLDINFSGKKDLAQPSKVSLLVDTLNEGSIDTKINCMKLLEMLIEGKDSDSQIVSSLSLLVGVLRLVRDKRHPNGVLAGLKMLKIIASYESLRASIVNVGSIPQLVDVLPSLNAECLELALHVLELLSALPEGALALKDCPRTIPNTVKLLMKVSESCTQSALSILWEVCKLAPEKCSTLVVEAGLAAKLLLVIQSGCNPVLKQRSAELLKLCSLNYTATIFISKCKLTKTIQ; this is encoded by the coding sequence ATGCCTATGTACCAGCCAGgaagaggggggaggggggagttTGAGGTGGGGGGTGGTGGGCAGGTTCTGGATCTGGAGACTGCTGTGAAAGATGGGAttttggggggtgggggggtggGGGTTTTGGCAAAAACAGTTGACAAGAAACCTAGTCTTAGGACCATGATTGAAGAGCTTGATGCAATTGAGGTTCCTGCAGTGTTCATTTGCCCAATTTCTTTAGACCCAATGCAGGACCCTGTGACCCTTTGCACAGGCCAGACCTATGAAAGGTCCAATATTCTCAAATGGTTCTCTTTGGGGCATTTTACTTGCCCCACAACAATGCAGGAGCTTTGGGATGATTCAATCACCCCTAATAGTACCTTGCATCAGTTGATTTACACCTGGTTTTCCCAGAAGTATTTGGCTATGAAGAAGAGGTCTGAGGATGTTCAAGGCAGAGTCTTGGAGATTCTTGAGTCTCTCAAGAAGGTTAAGGGTCAGGCTAGGGTTCAGGCCTTGAAGGAGTTGAGGCTAGTCGTGTCTGCACACGATTCGGCCAAGAAAACCGTGATGAGCAATGGCGGGGTTGCTCTGATTAGTTCGTTGTTGGGCGCTTTTACCTCCCACGCTGTTGCTTCGGAGGCCATTGGGATTTTGGTGTGTTTGGATATAAACTTTAGTGGGAAGAAGGATTTGGCGCAACCATCCAAGGTTTCGTTACTAGTGGATACATTGAACGAGGGGTCAATTGATACGAAGATCAATTGTATGAAACTGCTTGAAATGTTGATAGAAGGGAAGGATTCCGACTCCCAAATCGTATCAAGTTTGAGTCTTTTGGTTGGAGTGTTGAGATTAGTGAGGGATAAGAGGCACCCGAATGGGGTCCTGGCGGGACTCAAGATGCTCAAGATAATCGCCTCATACGAATCGTTACGAGCCTCAATTGTGAATGTTGGGAGCATCCCTCAATTGGTGGATGTGTTGCCTAGTTTGAATGCAGAGTGCTTGGAATTAGCCCTTCACGTTCTTGAGCTATTGTCTGCCCTCCCCGAGGGCGCATTGGCTCTCAAGGATTGCCCCCGAACCATCCCCAACACCGTGAAACTGCTGATGAAAGTCTCGGAAAGCTGCACTCAATCAGCTCTGTCGATATTGTGGGAAGTTTGCAAGCTTGCACCCGAGAAATGTTCCACGCTCGTCGTTGAGGCTGGCCTAGCCGCGAAGCTCCTCCTTGTGATCCAGAGCGGGTGCAACCCGGTGTTGAAACAACGATCAGCAGAGCTCTTGAAACTGTGTAGTCTAAATTACACGGCCACCATTTTCATTTCCAAGTGTAAACTTACGAAAACAATACAATGA